The genomic region GACTAAGGCCGAAGGTTTAGTCAGCGGCCTCAATTGTGACTATTACGAAGGCAAATGGGAGCAGATGCCTGACTTTTCGAACCTGAAATCGCTTAAAGTTGAAAAGTTTGAGACGGTTCACGCCGACTCCTACAAAGGTAAAAACGATTTTGCTCTTCGATTTACAGGCTTTATTAAAGTTCCGGAAGATGGAGCTTATACTTTCATGCTTGGCTCCTACCACGGCAGTCAGCTTTATATCGATAATCAGCTAGTGGTTGATAATAACGGTACTCATGGTCCAGTCGAACTTACTGGATTCATTTCACTCAAGGCCGGTCTTCACCCAATTAAGGTGGGATACTTCAAACAGGGCGGCGATTCGAGTCTAAAGCTTTCGTGGGAAGGTCCCAATTTTCTGAAGCAAGTTGTTCCAACAACGGCGCTTTTCTACCCAGGGACGGGTAAATAATTTTGGAGAAACATATGAACTTAAAAAGATACACCAGACCAATCTTGGTCATAATCCTACTGGCAAGTTTTTCGCTTTCATTTGGCGCTTCGCCCAAAATGAGCCTTGCCAACATATACAACCTTTGCAAGGAGGTTG from bacterium harbors:
- a CDS encoding PA14 domain-containing protein, which gives rise to TKAEGLVSGLNCDYYEGKWEQMPDFSNLKSLKVEKFETVHADSYKGKNDFALRFTGFIKVPEDGAYTFMLGSYHGSQLYIDNQLVVDNNGTHGPVELTGFISLKAGLHPIKVGYFKQGGDSSLKLSWEGPNFLKQVVPTTALFYPGTGK